A genomic segment from Aspergillus puulaauensis MK2 DNA, chromosome 1, nearly complete sequence encodes:
- the catA gene encoding catalase catA (COG:P;~EggNog:ENOG410PFFZ;~InterPro:IPR018028,IPR029062,IPR020835,IPR011614, IPR024708,IPR002226,IPR043156,IPR041399,IPR024712, IPR037060,IPR010582;~PFAM:PF18011,PF00199,PF06628;~go_function: GO:0004096 - catalase activity [Evidence IEA];~go_function: GO:0020037 - heme binding [Evidence IEA];~go_process: GO:0006979 - response to oxidative stress [Evidence IEA];~go_process: GO:0055114 - oxidation-reduction process [Evidence IEA]), producing the protein MATHVAAGLQKAQQAVQDTATKNKKLVDLEAETVDSTSKQPQSTDHGVGITDPDHWLRVANEQQSGPSLLEDQIAREKIHRFDHERIPERVVHARGTGAFGNFTLHESIEDLTYAGVLTDTSRNTPVFVRFSTVQGSKGSADTVRDVRGFAVKMYTDEGNWDIVGNNIPVFFIQDAIKFPDMVHAVKPEPHNEVPQAQTAHNNFWDFVYLHPEATHMFMWAMSDRAIPRSFRMMQGFGVNTYSLVNKEGKRHFVKFHWTPHLGVHSFVWDEALKLGGQDPDFHRKDLMEAIENKAYPKWDLGIQVIAEEDQDKFEFDIMDATKIWPEELVPIRTIGELELNRNVDEFFTQTEQVAFCTSHIVPGVDFSDDPLLQGRNFSYFDTQISRLGINWEELPINRPVCPFMNFNRDGAMRHRVSKGNVNYYPNRYEAGPPSKPGQQGFVSHPQKITGTKRRDLTPKFKEYHNQAQLFYNSMSEIEKVHMRKAFSFELDHCDDPIVYERLAGHRLAELDLPLAQAVAEMVGAPIPQKALRPNHGKKSVRLSQLEFPPKTPGIVSRRIAILIGDGYDKVAFNGIKAAILAAQALPFVIGTKRSAIYADGESKGSSKGVVPDHQYDGQRSTMFDATFIPGGSHIKALKPNGQFRYWISESFGHLKAIGATGEGAQFVKEVLGSAVDVKVAGADSKAPVEWYGVVTAGTPQKPESFSEGVKIVQNATDFVGKFFYQISQHRHWQRELDGLAASVAV; encoded by the exons ATGGCCACTCACGTTGCCGCCGGCCTGCAAAAGGCCCAGCAAGCAGTGCAGGACACTGCCACCAAGAATAAGAAgctcgtcgacctcgaggcAGAGACCGTCGACAGCACTTCAAAGCAGCCCCAGTCAACGGACCATGGCGTAGGAATCACGGATCCCGACCACTGGCTGCGCGTTGCCAACGAGCAGCAATCAGGCCCGTCGCTGTTGGAGGACCAGATTGCGCGCGAGAAGATCCATCGCTTCGACCACGAGCGCATCCCAGAGCGAGTCGTCCATGCCCGGGGCACTGGTGCCTTTGGTAACTTCACGCTGCACGAGAGTATCGAGGATCTGACGTATGCTGGTGTCTTGACGGATACTTCGCGGAACACGCCGGTGTTCGTGCGCTTCTCTACTGTCCAGGGCAGCAAGGGCAGTGCTGATACCGTGCGCGATGTCCGAGGATTCGCAGTCAAGATGTACACTGATGAAGGAAACTGGGACATTGTTGGCAACAACATtcccgtcttcttcatccaggACGCCATTAAGTTCCCCGACATGG TTCACGCCGTCAAGCCAGAACCCCATAACGAGGTTCCCCAGGCGCAGACGGCCCATAACAACTTCTGGGACTTTGTATACCTGCACCCTGAAGCCACCCATATGTTCATGTGGGCCATGTCGGACCGCGCCATCCCCAGATCTTTCCGCATGATGCAGGGCTTCGGAGTCAACACATACTCTCTCGTCAACAAGGAGGGCAAACGCCACTTCGTCAAGTTCCACTGGACACCGCACCTCGGTGTACACTCGTTCGTCTGGGACGAAGCCCTCAAGCTGGGCGGGCAAGACCCAGACTTCCACCGCAAGGACCTCATGGAAGCCATCGAGAACAAGGCGTACCCGAAATGGGACCTGGGCATCCAAGTCAtcgccgaagaagaccaggacAAGTTCGAATTCGACATCATGGACGCAACCAAGATCTGGCCTGAGGAGCTCGTGCCCATTCGAACAATCGGCGAGCTCGAACTGAACCGTAACGTGGACGAATTCTTCACCCAAACTGAACAGGTCGCCTTCTGTACATCCCATATCGTCCCTGGCGTCGACTTCTCCGACGACCCTCTCCTCCAGGGCCGCAACTTCTCCTACTTCGACACCCAAATCAGCCGCCTGGGCATCAACTGGGAAGAGCTCCCCATTAACCGCCCTGTCTGCCCATTCATGAACTTCAACCGCGACGGCGCGATGCGCCACCGCGTCTCAAAGGGCAACGTCAACTACTATCCAAACCGCTACGAAGCGGGCCCTCCATCGAAACCAGGCCAGCAGGGCTTCGTCTCACACCCCCAGAAGATAACAGGCACTAAGCGCCGCGACCTGACCCCCAAGTTCAAGGAATACCACAACCAGGCGCAGCTCTTCTACAACTCCATgtccgagatcgagaaggtgCACATGCGCAAGGCCTTCTCCTTCGAACTCGACCACTGCGACGACCCGATCGTCTACGAGCGCCTCGCCGGCCACCGACTCGCAGAGCTGGACCTGCCCCTCGCCCAGGCCGTAGCCGAGATGGTCGGCGCGCCTATCCCGCAGAAAGCCCTACGTCCGAACCACGGCAAGAAGTCGGTGCGATTATCCCAGCTCGAGTTCCCGCCGAAGACGCCTGGAATCGTCAGTCGCAGAATCGCTATCCTGATTGGAGACGGCTACGACAAGGTCGCCTTCAACGGCATTAAGGCTGCCATTCTCGCCGCGCAGGCGTTGCCGTTCGTCATTGGGACGAAGCGCTCTGCTATCTATGCTGATGGCGAATCAAAGGGCTCCTCCAAGGGCGTGGTCCCGGATCACCAGTATGATGGACAGCGCTCGACTATGTTCGACGCGACTTTCATCCCCGGCGGGTCCCATATCAAGGCCCTCAAGCCGAACGGGCAGTTCCGGTACTGGATCTCCGAGTCGTTTGGGCATCTCAAGGCGATTGGAGCTACAGGGGAGGGTGCTCAGTTTGTTAAGGAGGTCCTGGGCAGTGCTGTCGATGTGAAGGTTGCTGGTGCGGACTCGAAGGCGCCGGTTGAGTGGTATGGTGTTGTTACTGCAGGTACACCGCAGAAGCCGGAGAGCTTTAGTGAGGGAGTGAAGATTGTGCAAAATGCGACGGACTTTGTTGGCAAATTCTTCTACCAGATTAGCCAGCATCGACACTGGCAGCGCGAGCTTGATGGGTTGGCTGCGAGCGTTGCGGTTTag
- a CDS encoding uncharacterized protein (COG:S;~EggNog:ENOG410PNRD;~InterPro:IPR012312;~PFAM:PF01814), whose product MAPTITDAITKDHRELEDYYNKILTASTDKEKTQWQNQFTWELARHSIGEELVVYPVFEKSLADGKAMADKDRREHTTVKEELKKFQNMKAADPEFEPTIKALMADLSSHIKEEELQDLPKLEDVISREESEKLSTSFGRTKMFVPSRSHPSAPDKPPYETAVGLLAAPIDHLADLFRTWPHISGMPNPSIK is encoded by the exons ATGGCACCCACCATCACCGACGCAATCACCAAAGACCACCGCGAGCTCGAGGACTACTATAACAAGATCCTCACCGCGAGCACCGACAAGGAAAAGACCCAGTGGCAGAACCAGTTCACCTGGGAACTAGCCCGGCACTCTATCGGCGAGGAACTCGTCGTGTATCCTGTGTTCGAGAAGAGCCTCGCTGATGGCAAGGCAATGGCCGATAAGGACCGGAGGGAACATACCACG GTGAAAGAAGAGCTCAAGAAGTTCCAAAACATGAAAGCAGCCGACCCAGAGTTCGAACCGACTATCAAAGCTTTAATGGCGGATCTCTCCAGCCACatcaaagaagaagagctgcaggatCTGCCCAAGCTGGAGGACGTCATTtccagagaagaaagcgagaagCTGTCCACCTCGTTTGGCCGTACTAAGATGTTTGTTCCTAGTCGCTCGCATCCCAGTGCCCCTGATAAGCCGCCTTATGAGACGGCTGTTGGTTTGTTGGCGGCTCCGATTGACCATCTGGCGGATTTGTTTCGAACTTGGCCGCATATTTCTGGGATGCCGAATCCATCCATTAAGTAG